The Leptospira barantonii genome includes a region encoding these proteins:
- the crcB gene encoding fluoride efflux transporter CrcB — MTLERTLLWIGLGGALGSVFRYLLQYGFGNVLGLALPWGTLTANLFGSFLIGIIYAIFDRFPILDPQWKFFLASGFCGGFTTFSTFSYETLQMFKSGHYGLFFGYIGLSVIGGIALALVGVWTVRSF; from the coding sequence ATGACTCTCGAAAGAACCTTGTTATGGATCGGATTGGGAGGCGCGCTGGGAAGTGTGTTTCGTTATCTTTTGCAATACGGGTTCGGAAACGTTCTCGGCTTGGCGCTTCCATGGGGAACTTTGACCGCAAATCTGTTCGGTTCTTTTTTGATCGGAATCATCTACGCGATTTTCGATCGTTTTCCAATTTTGGACCCTCAGTGGAAATTCTTTTTAGCCTCGGGTTTTTGCGGAGGTTTTACCACCTTTTCCACATTCTCTTACGAAACCTTACAGATGTTTAAGTCGGGACATTACGGATTATTTTTCGGTTATATCGGACTCAGCGTGATCGGCGGTATCGCGTTGGCGCTCGTAGGCGTTTGGACGGTGAGAAGTTTTTAG
- a CDS encoding cellulase family glycosylhydrolase — translation MKRSALFLLSICIFVQQNCGTNDSKQNPILPFLSNGSDVSALSQNSQNPNITFLNDTSSGISHSLDYGNLPEARRIVIGEKTYQTKTDPIFLDSLGREAYFRGFNISGNMKLVQHGFKPFQNESDAEIAFSRLGKTTGSNMIRFTIAWEGVHTGVDTIDYSYLDAVIAQMKKAIALKMYVLVDYHQDLFSRNLFNKNSWYTGNGAPRWVTPSGTYPNEYCGIVCANWSQNNLTNEAIRKGFRNFWNDVSFNTSSGPRNMQTEFVWQLGKAAKYIQEKLTAEEFDYVLGMDPFNEPVDGGMEGLSAAQWDNQKLWPFYRRIRQTLSANGWETKSVYAEPLVFWNTNVGSAIVPPTGGGHLTTLPGAGFVFNSHFYDAGRMGTDLTGIDNATYFKYLDEIRKETRFLKIPVFLSEFGMWLNGTGAKDTPRMISAVYQAMEISDVEQTTKTRYADFYSLLVSGTQWHWDYYYDNHFEYMNGNTSKLITKKDAWNDENFSVIGNYGTTWNVDSKAIQRAYPRRSQGRILSFYYNTLGADSWNNVYAWGGIRPKIGGTVSFGDRRFAILIWKGRSSDAPTEIFIPSHFSSSNLVVVSDSKIYNKTLSSTIQNVSNESILIADPNRVADSGSLFVSWNDPDAGEDSEKIHYVLIVDGNGTSYTDDFLTSLQTDLNQRILTEKKSPVYLVGKMTYGGYPAQ, via the coding sequence ATGAAAAGATCCGCGTTGTTCCTTCTTTCGATTTGTATCTTCGTTCAACAAAACTGCGGAACGAACGATTCCAAACAAAATCCGATTCTTCCGTTCCTTTCGAACGGATCCGACGTTTCGGCGTTATCGCAAAATTCTCAAAACCCGAATATAACGTTTCTAAACGATACAAGCTCCGGAATTTCTCACAGCTTGGATTATGGAAATCTTCCGGAAGCGAGAAGGATCGTAATCGGAGAAAAAACGTATCAAACGAAAACGGATCCGATCTTTTTGGACTCACTCGGAAGAGAAGCGTATTTCAGAGGTTTTAACATCTCCGGAAATATGAAGCTGGTTCAACACGGATTTAAGCCGTTTCAAAACGAATCCGACGCGGAGATCGCGTTTTCAAGACTTGGAAAAACCACCGGATCGAATATGATCCGATTTACGATCGCTTGGGAAGGAGTGCATACCGGGGTTGATACGATCGATTATTCTTATCTGGATGCCGTGATCGCACAAATGAAAAAGGCGATCGCTTTGAAAATGTATGTCTTGGTGGATTATCATCAGGACTTGTTTTCAAGAAATCTTTTTAATAAGAATTCCTGGTACACCGGAAACGGAGCGCCTCGTTGGGTGACTCCATCGGGAACTTATCCCAACGAATACTGCGGAATCGTTTGTGCGAATTGGAGTCAGAACAATCTTACCAACGAAGCGATCCGAAAAGGATTTCGGAATTTTTGGAACGATGTTTCGTTCAACACATCGTCGGGTCCGAGAAATATGCAGACCGAGTTCGTATGGCAGTTAGGAAAGGCCGCAAAGTATATTCAAGAAAAGTTAACTGCCGAAGAGTTTGATTACGTTTTGGGAATGGATCCGTTTAACGAACCCGTCGACGGAGGAATGGAAGGGTTGTCCGCGGCTCAATGGGACAATCAAAAGTTGTGGCCTTTTTATAGAAGAATTCGACAGACTTTGAGCGCGAACGGCTGGGAAACAAAATCCGTATATGCGGAACCTCTTGTATTCTGGAATACGAATGTAGGGAGCGCGATCGTTCCTCCCACTGGAGGAGGTCATTTGACTACGTTGCCCGGAGCGGGTTTCGTTTTTAATTCTCATTTTTACGACGCGGGAAGAATGGGGACCGATCTCACTGGAATCGACAATGCGACTTACTTTAAATATTTGGACGAGATTCGTAAAGAAACGAGATTTCTAAAGATTCCCGTGTTTTTAAGCGAGTTCGGAATGTGGTTGAACGGAACCGGGGCCAAGGATACGCCTAGGATGATCTCGGCCGTTTATCAGGCGATGGAGATTTCCGACGTCGAACAAACGACTAAGACGCGTTATGCTGACTTTTATTCTCTGCTGGTTTCGGGGACACAATGGCATTGGGATTATTACTATGACAATCATTTCGAATATATGAATGGCAACACTTCCAAGCTGATCACGAAGAAGGACGCTTGGAACGACGAGAATTTTTCGGTGATCGGAAACTACGGAACGACTTGGAACGTCGACTCGAAGGCGATTCAGCGAGCATATCCGAGAAGATCTCAGGGAAGAATTCTCAGCTTTTATTACAATACGTTAGGCGCCGATTCCTGGAACAACGTGTATGCTTGGGGTGGGATTCGACCGAAAATCGGAGGAACCGTTTCCTTCGGCGATAGACGTTTTGCGATTTTGATTTGGAAAGGAAGAAGTTCGGACGCGCCCACGGAGATTTTTATTCCTTCTCATTTTTCGAGTTCGAATCTGGTCGTCGTTTCCGATTCCAAGATTTACAACAAAACCTTGTCTTCTACGATTCAAAACGTTTCGAACGAATCGATCTTGATCGCCGATCCGAATCGCGTCGCCGATTCCGGTTCGCTTTTTGTTTCCTGGAACGACCCGGATGCGGGAGAAGATTCAGAAAAAATACATTACGTTTTGATTGTGGATGGAAACGGAACCTCTTATACGGATGATTTTCTTACAAGTCTGCAGACCGATTTGAATCAGAGAATTCTTACCGAGAAAAAAAGCCCCGTCTATCTGGTCGGCAAGATGACTTACGGCGGTTATCCCGCGCAGTAG
- a CDS encoding DUF2179 domain-containing protein, which produces MELSFPSPGNPIFDYVLLPCFIFLSRVTDVSIGTIRVILLTREKKAIAASLGFLEVLLWVIVITQVIKNLNNVFCYLAYAGGFATGTFIGMILEEKLAIGYSLLRIISPQNGQEIANQLSDAGYRVTTMDGHGSRGPVKIVFTVLRRKKIIQAMKIVKNVEPDVFYSIENARSTSSAVSEDSPGLLRRGILERILKVRK; this is translated from the coding sequence ATGGAACTGAGCTTCCCTTCTCCCGGAAATCCTATCTTCGATTACGTTCTTCTTCCTTGTTTTATTTTTCTTTCGAGAGTGACCGACGTATCGATCGGAACGATCCGAGTCATTCTTCTTACTCGGGAAAAGAAAGCGATCGCGGCGTCGCTCGGATTTTTAGAGGTTCTTCTTTGGGTGATCGTAATCACTCAGGTCATCAAAAATCTAAACAACGTATTTTGTTATCTCGCATACGCCGGTGGATTCGCGACCGGAACTTTTATCGGAATGATCCTCGAAGAAAAGTTGGCGATCGGTTATTCTCTTTTGAGAATTATCTCCCCTCAAAACGGACAAGAGATTGCGAACCAACTTTCCGATGCGGGTTATCGCGTTACGACGATGGACGGACATGGAAGTCGCGGTCCCGTGAAGATCGTTTTTACGGTTTTAAGAAGAAAGAAGATCATTCAGGCGATGAAGATCGTCAAGAACGTGGAACCGGACGTTTTCTATTCGATCGAAAACGCCCGAAGCACCAGTTCGGCTGTGTCCGAAGATTCCCCAGGACTTCTCCGAAGAGGAATCCTGGAAAGAATTCTAAAGGTTAGGAAGTAG
- a CDS encoding SET domain-containing protein, which yields MIEKRINKFGENGTFATKKIPKGTLLFSYSEWIEDEEFGWKVLTVDEAESLPDSEKDIFMKYGYDVDFGLVTGPTSDQYVINHSNFMNHSCDPNMWYDQDDNIVAKREIREGEELTIDYANFIVNFDQTFECGCGSASCRKFIRKDDWKLLINEYQMNFPKFIQKEIKKLYVKIPV from the coding sequence ATGATCGAGAAACGAATCAACAAATTCGGGGAGAACGGAACCTTCGCTACGAAGAAAATCCCCAAAGGAACCTTGCTGTTCAGCTACAGCGAGTGGATCGAGGACGAAGAATTTGGCTGGAAAGTTCTAACGGTCGACGAAGCCGAGTCGCTTCCCGATTCCGAAAAGGACATCTTCATGAAATACGGATACGACGTGGACTTCGGTTTAGTGACCGGGCCTACCAGCGATCAGTACGTAATCAACCATTCCAACTTCATGAATCACTCCTGTGATCCGAATATGTGGTACGATCAGGACGACAACATCGTTGCAAAGCGTGAAATCCGCGAGGGAGAGGAACTTACCATCGACTACGCGAATTTTATCGTGAACTTCGATCAAACCTTCGAGTGCGGTTGCGGGTCTGCAAGTTGCAGAAAATTCATCCGAAAAGACGATTGGAAACTTCTGATCAACGAGTATCAGATGAACTTTCCGAAATTCATCCAAAAAGAAATCAAAAAACTCTACGTCAAAATTCCAGTATAG
- a CDS encoding class I SAM-dependent methyltransferase → MSFFKNKKQEEAPDTLAHLYLNPENSSWANFGYWKNTSDYPEACKTLAILLGKKAELEQGLKVLDLGFGCGDQFFVWKEEFSVDFSDLTGVNSSAVQVEFAKNLIDLRADSSPKLICAPIENTIVSFTHQSFDRILCLDSAVFFTDRKEFCEQAFRILKPGGALISAELILKNSKLGMFDSWLRDRICALSSIPKKNRVTTDSLSQILKSSGFAVDGFDFLDKDMFQGFANFLKHKTADPKIPKRIARKYSSFADFLGGSRMSRYFQFVLYAAVKPKTA, encoded by the coding sequence ATGTCCTTCTTCAAAAATAAAAAACAAGAAGAGGCTCCCGATACTCTCGCACATCTTTATCTCAATCCGGAAAATTCCTCCTGGGCAAACTTCGGTTACTGGAAGAACACTTCCGATTATCCGGAGGCTTGTAAAACCTTAGCGATTCTTCTCGGTAAGAAGGCGGAACTCGAACAAGGACTCAAGGTTTTGGACTTAGGCTTCGGTTGCGGAGATCAATTCTTTGTTTGGAAGGAAGAATTCTCCGTCGACTTCTCCGATCTTACCGGAGTCAACTCGTCCGCGGTCCAAGTGGAATTTGCAAAAAATCTGATAGACTTGCGGGCGGATTCTTCCCCGAAACTAATCTGTGCTCCGATCGAAAATACGATCGTCTCATTTACGCATCAGTCCTTTGATCGAATCCTTTGTCTGGACAGCGCGGTCTTCTTTACGGATCGAAAGGAATTTTGCGAACAAGCCTTTCGAATTCTCAAACCCGGAGGGGCTTTGATCTCCGCAGAGTTGATCTTGAAGAATTCCAAACTCGGCATGTTCGATTCATGGCTCCGGGATCGGATCTGTGCGTTAAGTTCCATTCCGAAAAAAAATCGGGTCACAACTGATTCTCTTTCTCAAATTTTAAAATCTTCGGGCTTTGCCGTAGACGGTTTCGATTTTTTAGATAAGGATATGTTCCAAGGGTTTGCGAACTTTCTGAAACACAAAACAGCGGACCCGAAGATACCGAAAAGAATCGCGCGTAAGTATTCGAGCTTCGCGGATTTTCTCGGCGGCTCCCGGATGAGCCGCTACTTTCAGTTCGTTCTTTACGCGGCCGTGAAACCGAAGACGGCTTAA
- a CDS encoding NAD(P)-binding protein, giving the protein MKIAILGSGIAGLSACWYLSKEHEVVLIERHSLPGMDAHGTDVALKDKIFRFDVPFRAFKQNYYPCLIEMYNEAGIEFRPVDYSFSLSERDGSTYFQFSTFGLGGNFYPFVSPVCFQSGESRKIFSDSIRFYGESANQWESLKGEQLTISAFLQRFGYSKAFEEKYLVPMFATINTCTLKSAKNYPAEAVIRYHAKGLKFLRFLTASHGTRDITERLSVGAKEVRLKSNPRRIELNGKKVFVSFDQGKEEFDRVVVATPANQAIGLLPDEMQREKELLSSFRYEESEILMHTDSSFMPNKKRHWAPLCFTLSPETDKPSATILLNKVLPEIGKAEIFQTWNPLEEPKDGTLISRSRFERPIIDLKNQKTIDELKSLQEQPGRKVWFCGSYARYGIPLLEAGVSTSLDVTRWVENSMQS; this is encoded by the coding sequence ATGAAAATCGCAATCTTAGGAAGTGGAATCGCGGGACTCAGCGCGTGTTGGTATCTGAGTAAAGAACACGAAGTCGTTTTGATCGAACGTCATTCTCTTCCGGGAATGGACGCGCACGGAACCGATGTCGCGTTAAAGGATAAGATCTTTCGATTCGACGTTCCTTTCCGAGCCTTCAAACAAAATTATTATCCCTGTCTGATCGAAATGTACAACGAAGCGGGAATCGAATTCAGACCCGTGGATTATTCCTTTTCGCTCAGCGAAAGGGACGGCTCGACTTATTTTCAATTCTCCACATTCGGACTCGGCGGAAATTTTTATCCGTTCGTTTCTCCGGTTTGTTTTCAAAGCGGAGAATCCAGAAAAATCTTTTCGGATTCGATTCGGTTTTACGGAGAATCCGCAAATCAATGGGAATCTCTCAAAGGTGAACAACTTACGATTTCCGCATTCCTACAAAGGTTCGGTTACTCGAAGGCATTCGAAGAAAAGTATCTGGTTCCTATGTTCGCTACGATCAACACATGCACTCTGAAAAGCGCTAAGAATTATCCGGCTGAAGCGGTGATCCGTTATCACGCAAAAGGTCTGAAGTTCCTTCGTTTTTTAACCGCAAGTCACGGAACGAGAGACATCACCGAAAGGCTTTCGGTGGGCGCGAAAGAGGTTCGATTGAAATCCAATCCCAGAAGAATCGAACTCAACGGTAAAAAAGTTTTTGTTTCTTTCGATCAGGGAAAGGAAGAATTCGATCGGGTCGTGGTCGCGACTCCGGCCAATCAGGCGATCGGACTTTTACCGGACGAGATGCAAAGGGAAAAAGAACTTCTTTCCTCGTTTCGTTACGAAGAATCCGAAATTCTGATGCACACGGATTCTTCCTTTATGCCCAACAAAAAAAGACATTGGGCTCCTCTTTGTTTTACACTTTCACCGGAAACCGATAAACCTTCGGCTACGATCCTTTTGAACAAGGTTCTTCCCGAAATCGGAAAGGCCGAAATCTTTCAGACATGGAATCCTTTGGAAGAACCGAAAGACGGAACCTTGATTTCCCGATCCAGATTTGAAAGACCGATCATCGATCTCAAAAATCAAAAGACCATCGACGAACTGAAGAGCCTTCAGGAACAACCGGGAAGAAAGGTTTGGTTCTGCGGATCGTATGCAAGATATGGAATTCCTCTTTTGGAAGCGGGTGTTTCCACGTCTTTGGACGTGACTCGTTGGGTCGAGAATTCGATGCAGTCTTAA
- the msrA gene encoding peptide-methionine (S)-S-oxide reductase MsrA — translation MFHSKVLIFFFTSLFFVSSLFAAPKTEKATFAGGCFWCMEGPFESLPGVISVTSGYSGGKEVNPTYEDVGYGRTGHRESVQIEFDPSKIRYADLLKVFWKQINPTDNGGQFADRGNQYRTGIFYHGEAQKKAAEESKQEIAKSGKFSAPIVVEIIPFTAFYPAEGYHQNYYKTNPDHYKAYRKGSGREAYLENLWGKH, via the coding sequence ATGTTCCACTCTAAAGTTTTAATTTTCTTTTTTACATCGTTGTTCTTTGTTTCCTCTTTGTTCGCGGCTCCTAAAACGGAAAAGGCCACGTTCGCGGGAGGTTGTTTTTGGTGTATGGAAGGTCCTTTCGAATCTCTTCCGGGTGTCATCTCCGTAACTTCCGGTTATTCCGGCGGAAAGGAAGTGAATCCTACTTACGAAGACGTGGGTTACGGAAGAACGGGCCATAGAGAAAGCGTTCAGATAGAATTCGATCCGTCCAAGATCCGTTACGCGGATCTCTTAAAAGTTTTTTGGAAACAGATCAATCCGACTGACAACGGCGGACAATTCGCGGATCGAGGCAATCAATACAGAACCGGAATTTTTTATCACGGTGAAGCTCAGAAAAAAGCCGCCGAAGAATCCAAACAAGAGATCGCAAAGTCCGGAAAATTTTCCGCGCCGATCGTGGTGGAAATCATTCCTTTTACGGCGTTTTATCCCGCGGAAGGGTATCATCAGAACTACTACAAAACGAACCCCGATCATTATAAGGCGTATCGCAAAGGTTCAGGAAGAGAGGCGTATCTGGAGAATCTCTGGGGCAAACACTAA
- a CDS encoding PAS domain-containing protein — protein MCVENQNGEGAGGTNLSSILTSYFYQYPHAMFITDREGTIEYINPVFENLSGYNRNELIGKNPKVFQSGTHGSEFYEEFWKTILSGKEYEGDFLNRNGSGETISWKERITPLRDEAGNISNFLCRVDLPSNGSAMAVSSQGSFVSAEAVQSGKIRESLFPKLQKEYGLTYQEAKICELLVAGQTRDSLVRQLGVHSGTLKNHLKAIYRKTIEKDLKEPGQGRDKLQRLTMFLIRLC, from the coding sequence ATGTGTGTTGAAAATCAAAACGGAGAAGGCGCGGGTGGAACGAATCTTTCCTCGATATTAACTTCTTACTTTTATCAATATCCACATGCGATGTTCATCACGGATCGGGAAGGTACGATCGAATATATCAATCCGGTTTTTGAGAATCTTTCCGGTTACAATCGAAACGAATTGATCGGTAAAAATCCGAAAGTTTTTCAATCGGGAACACACGGTTCCGAATTTTACGAAGAGTTCTGGAAAACCATTCTTTCCGGAAAGGAATACGAAGGAGATTTTTTAAACCGAAACGGTTCCGGTGAAACGATTTCTTGGAAGGAAAGAATCACTCCGCTTCGTGACGAGGCCGGGAATATTTCAAATTTCTTATGTAGAGTGGATCTGCCTTCGAACGGATCGGCGATGGCCGTTTCTTCCCAAGGAAGTTTCGTTTCCGCCGAGGCGGTTCAAAGCGGTAAAATTAGAGAATCCCTTTTTCCGAAACTGCAAAAGGAATACGGACTTACCTATCAAGAAGCCAAGATCTGCGAACTTCTTGTCGCCGGTCAAACGAGAGACAGTCTTGTCCGTCAGTTGGGCGTACATTCAGGAACTCTAAAGAACCATCTCAAGGCGATTTACAGAAAAACGATCGAAAAAGATTTGAAGGAGCCGGGTCAGGGCAGGGACAAACTGCAAAGACTCACTATGTTTTTGATTCGTCTTTGTTAA
- a CDS encoding GyrI-like domain-containing protein, whose amino-acid sequence MKECTMPKKNLIGVGSRTKNADEMGPNGKIPEVWGKFFQEVLPRVQNAGDSIYAVYSNYESDENGEYSYFIGIPSDEKGSFETFQLPEGNYLELTTASGKSPEIVIQLWQEVWASQDVKGKRAFAVDYEIYPMDFTATPETQVKLYLSEKR is encoded by the coding sequence ATGAAAGAATGTACGATGCCGAAAAAGAATCTCATAGGAGTCGGAAGCCGCACTAAAAACGCGGACGAGATGGGACCAAACGGAAAAATCCCGGAAGTCTGGGGAAAATTCTTTCAAGAAGTATTGCCAAGGGTTCAGAACGCGGGAGATTCCATCTACGCGGTTTATTCGAATTACGAAAGCGACGAGAACGGAGAATATTCTTACTTTATCGGAATTCCTTCCGATGAAAAAGGTTCCTTTGAAACGTTTCAATTACCCGAAGGAAATTATTTGGAACTCACGACCGCGTCCGGAAAAAGTCCGGAGATCGTAATTCAACTTTGGCAAGAAGTATGGGCGAGCCAAGATGTAAAAGGCAAACGCGCCTTTGCGGTGGACTACGAAATCTATCCGATGGATTTTACGGCGACTCCGGAAACACAGGTTAAATTATATCTTTCCGAAAAAAGATAA
- a CDS encoding glutathione S-transferase family protein, which produces MADFQLVIGDKKFSSWSLRPWILLKENKIPFTEISLTLNTPEFYEKIKHYSNAGKVPVLIDGDVKIWDTLSIVEYLAETFPEKNLWPKDKAARAFARSVVAEMHSGFSDLRKNLSMNIVEKLHGKTFPDEAWKDIRRIESIWKECLAAYKGPFLFGKEFSIADAFYAPVVGRFLTYGISLGPEASGYISKISNLYSYKEWVDGALKK; this is translated from the coding sequence ATGGCAGATTTTCAACTGGTAATCGGAGATAAAAAATTCTCCTCTTGGTCCTTACGACCTTGGATTCTACTCAAAGAAAATAAAATACCTTTTACCGAAATTTCCCTTACGTTGAACACTCCCGAGTTTTACGAAAAGATAAAACACTATTCGAACGCGGGTAAGGTTCCGGTTCTGATCGACGGAGACGTCAAGATCTGGGACACTCTGAGCATCGTTGAATATTTGGCGGAAACCTTTCCCGAAAAAAATCTATGGCCGAAAGACAAGGCCGCAAGGGCTTTCGCTCGTTCCGTCGTCGCGGAAATGCATTCCGGTTTTTCCGATCTAAGAAAGAATTTATCGATGAATATCGTGGAAAAACTCCACGGCAAAACTTTTCCGGACGAAGCCTGGAAAGACATTCGAAGAATTGAATCCATCTGGAAGGAATGTCTGGCCGCTTACAAAGGACCTTTTCTTTTCGGGAAAGAATTTTCGATCGCGGACGCTTTCTACGCGCCCGTTGTGGGGAGATTTCTCACATACGGAATTTCACTCGGTCCCGAAGCTTCCGGTTATATCTCCAAGATCAGCAATCTTTATTCTTACAAAGAATGGGTGGACGGAGCCTTAAAAAAATAA
- a CDS encoding heavy metal translocating P-type ATPase — protein sequence MSSVKDSPSEGVTLDLIGMTCANCALRIEKGLKKIPGVTDARVNFAMETAKVEFDSSVNERILLDKVDSLGYRALVHEELELHGETEKAHEKEFKNLKVRLAVSAVLSLPLLLSMIGHFGKNQLSEYVSFLMNPWLQFALASPVQFWIGASFYKGAFRALKNGSANMDVLVALGTSAAYFYSVYQSILTFGAHHHGEVSLYYETSSVLITLILFGKFLEHIAKGKSSKAIQSLVGLQPKNANIIRDGEIQEIPLLAVRPGDLLLVKAGETVPVDGIVEEGNSSVDESMLTGESIPVEKTISSSLFGGSLNQNGILKLRASKVGKDTLLSGIIRVVQEAQGSRAPIQRIADRISGIFVPVVILFSIVTWVLWYVWFDPSNFAGALEKAIAVLVIACPCALGLATPVSILAGSGKAATLGVLFRTAEALEIAHRVQTIVFDKTGTLTYGKPVLKSLESLNSTEENSYLALAASAEQNSEHPLSKAIVEFAKTKGISLSIPKSFETIPGGGISAIVDGKNILIGTDRLFGERGIELKQELLNLKQKRESEGSTVVHLSVNGIHSAILTLADTIKDSTPIAIEKLKSLGMEIYMITGDNRRTADSVAKACGIEHVLAEVLPEGKSNEVKNLMNSGKVVAMVGDGINDAPALAVADLGISMGTGTDVAMESSDVVIMNGDLISIANAFAMSRKTVYNIRQNLFWALFYNALGIPIAAAGFLAPWIAGGAMALSSVSVVLNALRLQRK from the coding sequence ATGAGTTCCGTGAAAGATTCTCCGTCCGAAGGTGTTACCCTCGATCTAATCGGGATGACCTGTGCGAACTGCGCGCTACGAATCGAAAAGGGTCTTAAAAAAATTCCAGGAGTTACGGACGCAAGGGTCAACTTCGCGATGGAGACCGCAAAGGTGGAGTTCGATTCTTCCGTAAACGAACGGATCCTTTTGGATAAGGTGGATTCCCTCGGTTATCGCGCTCTGGTTCACGAAGAGTTGGAACTTCACGGCGAAACTGAAAAGGCGCACGAAAAAGAATTCAAAAACTTGAAAGTTCGTCTCGCGGTTTCCGCCGTTCTGTCCCTTCCTCTTCTTTTGAGTATGATCGGACATTTCGGGAAAAATCAACTTTCCGAATATGTATCTTTTCTAATGAACCCTTGGCTTCAATTCGCGCTGGCGAGTCCGGTTCAATTTTGGATCGGCGCTTCCTTTTATAAGGGCGCGTTTCGAGCCTTAAAAAACGGAAGCGCGAACATGGACGTTCTCGTGGCATTGGGAACATCGGCGGCGTATTTTTACAGCGTTTATCAATCCATTCTCACGTTCGGCGCACATCATCACGGAGAAGTTTCTCTTTATTATGAAACTTCTTCCGTGCTGATTACGTTGATTCTTTTCGGAAAATTTTTGGAACATATCGCAAAGGGCAAATCATCGAAAGCGATTCAATCCTTGGTCGGTTTGCAACCGAAGAACGCGAACATCATACGAGACGGAGAAATTCAAGAGATTCCTTTGCTCGCCGTAAGACCGGGCGATCTTCTTTTGGTGAAGGCGGGTGAAACGGTTCCCGTGGATGGAATCGTGGAGGAAGGAAATTCTTCCGTCGACGAATCGATGTTAACCGGTGAAAGTATTCCCGTGGAAAAAACGATTTCGAGTTCTTTGTTCGGCGGTTCGCTGAATCAAAACGGAATTTTAAAACTCAGGGCTTCCAAAGTAGGAAAGGATACTTTACTTTCTGGGATCATTCGAGTGGTTCAAGAGGCGCAAGGTTCCCGAGCTCCGATTCAAAGGATCGCAGATCGAATTTCCGGGATCTTTGTTCCCGTTGTGATTTTGTTTTCGATCGTCACTTGGGTTCTTTGGTATGTTTGGTTCGATCCTTCTAACTTTGCGGGAGCTTTGGAGAAGGCGATCGCGGTTCTTGTGATCGCTTGTCCTTGTGCCTTGGGTTTGGCGACTCCGGTTTCCATTCTCGCCGGATCGGGTAAGGCGGCCACATTGGGCGTTTTGTTTAGAACCGCAGAAGCATTAGAAATTGCTCATAGAGTCCAGACGATCGTTTTCGATAAAACCGGAACCTTGACTTACGGCAAACCGGTTTTGAAAAGTTTGGAGAGTTTAAATTCGACGGAGGAGAATTCTTATCTGGCTCTGGCCGCGTCTGCGGAACAGAACTCGGAACATCCTCTTTCCAAGGCGATCGTTGAGTTCGCAAAGACGAAAGGAATTTCCCTTTCGATTCCGAAGAGCTTCGAGACGATTCCGGGCGGAGGAATCTCCGCGATCGTCGACGGAAAAAACATTTTGATCGGAACGGATCGTCTGTTTGGAGAAAGAGGAATCGAATTAAAACAGGAACTGCTAAATCTAAAACAAAAAAGAGAATCGGAAGGTTCCACCGTGGTTCATCTGAGTGTTAACGGAATTCATTCCGCGATTCTTACTTTGGCGGATACGATCAAGGATTCCACACCGATTGCGATCGAAAAATTAAAATCCCTCGGTATGGAAATCTATATGATCACCGGAGACAACCGAAGAACCGCAGATTCGGTCGCGAAGGCTTGTGGCATTGAACACGTGTTAGCCGAGGTTCTCCCCGAAGGAAAATCGAACGAGGTCAAAAATCTCATGAACTCGGGTAAGGTTGTCGCGATGGTAGGAGATGGAATCAACGACGCTCCCGCCTTGGCCGTCGCGGATCTTGGGATCTCGATGGGAACCGGAACCGACGTCGCTATGGAATCGTCGGATGTGGTCATCATGAACGGGGATTTGATTTCGATCGCGAACGCGTTTGCAATGAGTAGAAAGACCGTTTACAATATTCGTCAGAATTTGTTTTGGGCCTTGTTCTACAACGCACTCGGAATTCCGATCGCCGCCGCAGGTTTTTTGGCGCCTTGGATTGCGGGAGGTGCGATGGCGCTCAGTTCTGTTTCGGTCGTTTTAAACGCGCTCAGACTGCAAAGAAAATAA
- a CDS encoding heavy-metal-associated domain-containing protein produces the protein MKEIKLSVEGMTCAHCLKTVESALKEVGLTGKASLENKEVVYQGEGTSEELSKVKAAILEEGYTPGEVK, from the coding sequence ATGAAAGAAATTAAATTATCCGTGGAAGGTATGACTTGTGCGCACTGTTTGAAAACCGTCGAGTCCGCTCTTAAGGAAGTCGGATTAACGGGAAAGGCAAGTTTGGAAAACAAGGAAGTCGTTTATCAAGGCGAGGGAACTTCGGAGGAATTGTCCAAGGTTAAGGCGGCGATTCTCGAAGAAGGTTATACTCCGGGCGAAGTCAAATGA